Proteins encoded together in one Wolbachia endosymbiont of Menacanthus eurysternus window:
- a CDS encoding P44/Msp2 family outer membrane protein, producing MKGFIVKLIILYISTFFIYVVGASNIRDQIFIDGFIRHELRKCDEKKVTPLEDNREPNFYISTNFSRIYSDNLELFMSSVRVIGEKILILIKGGHCAPVIKNVIEDGIRNIDKFNDKVDFHWINSLSLGYYTTALIKNSWIDFENVYFWIDTNKGDNSIVAFDRSIRIFAFLLNFYYNPNIIDLRFTPYIGFGIGSTVFDFERISPKFSNLIPLNIAWFIYQFRLGVNYSIVPSRVKTFLSYRYLSIPIPVLHSISIHNVEVGLVFDF from the coding sequence ATGAAAGGATTTATTGTTAAATTAATAATTTTATATATTAGTACATTTTTTATTTACGTTGTTGGTGCGAGTAACATTAGAGATCAGATTTTTATAGATGGATTTATACGTCATGAGTTAAGAAAATGTGATGAAAAGAAGGTTACTCCACTAGAAGATAATAGAGAGCCTAATTTTTACATTAGTACTAATTTTAGTAGAATATATTCTGATAATTTAGAGTTATTTATGAGTTCTGTGAGAGTAATAGGAGAGAAAATTCTTATCCTCATTAAAGGAGGTCATTGCGCTCCTGTAATAAAAAATGTGATTGAAGATGGAATCAGAAATATTGATAAATTTAATGATAAAGTTGATTTTCATTGGATTAATAGTTTATCTTTAGGTTACTATACTACTGCCTTGATAAAAAATAGTTGGATTGATTTTGAAAATGTGTATTTTTGGATTGATACTAATAAAGGTGATAATTCTATAGTAGCATTTGATAGATCAATTAGAATATTTGCATTTTTGTTAAATTTTTATTATAATCCTAATATTATAGATTTGCGATTTACTCCGTATATAGGTTTTGGTATAGGATCAACAGTTTTTGATTTTGAGAGAATTAGTCCTAAATTTAGTAATTTAATACCATTAAATATTGCTTGGTTTATTTATCAATTTAGGCTTGGTGTTAATTATTCAATAGTACCTAGTAGAGTTAAGACCTTTCTAAGTTATCGTTATTTAAGTATTCCAATACCAGTTTTACATAGTATATCAATTCATAATGTTGAGGTTGGTTTAGTGTTTGATTTTTAG
- the mtaB gene encoding tRNA (N(6)-L-threonylcarbamoyladenosine(37)-C(2))-methylthiotransferase MtaB, whose protein sequence is MNEIVTFGCRLNLYESELIRGILKKAGKKNVVVVHSCAVTNEAERQVKQKICKIHKNNPSKEIIVVGCAVQLNSRLYSNMPGVSKVLNNQDKLKIENYLSNDNKVLDNDSQENRHKSILISEFQDKSRAFIGIQNGCNHSCTFCSITKARGDSRSVPISNIIEQIKIFIANGYKEVVFTGVDITDFGVDLFGKPSLGLMIKRVLNDIPELERLRLSSIDIAEVDDELVDLIVNESRFMPHLHLSLQSGNNLILKRMKRRYNREKVIEFCHKIRELRPSIVFGADIIVGFPTETDEMFQDTIDLLKKINIVYLHVFPYSKRKDTPAARMPQVPEDIRRERVKSLREINKKMIDDFYQSLIGTTQRVLVEKNNIGRAENFASIKLLSRVDAKSIVDTSIIGMKSGYLIGF, encoded by the coding sequence ATGAATGAAATAGTTACATTTGGATGTCGTCTGAATCTTTACGAGAGTGAATTAATTAGAGGAATATTGAAAAAAGCGGGGAAAAAGAATGTTGTTGTAGTACACAGCTGTGCTGTTACAAATGAAGCAGAGCGACAAGTAAAACAAAAAATATGTAAAATTCACAAGAACAATCCGAGTAAAGAAATTATTGTAGTTGGGTGCGCAGTTCAATTAAATTCTAGATTATATAGTAATATGCCTGGTGTGAGTAAAGTACTTAATAATCAAGATAAGCTTAAGATTGAAAATTATTTATCAAATGATAACAAAGTGTTAGATAATGATAGTCAAGAAAATAGACATAAATCTATTTTAATTAGTGAATTTCAAGATAAATCAAGAGCATTTATAGGAATTCAAAATGGTTGTAATCATAGTTGTACATTTTGCTCGATTACTAAAGCAAGGGGGGATAGTCGGTCTGTACCAATAAGTAATATTATAGAACAAATTAAGATTTTTATAGCAAATGGATATAAAGAAGTAGTATTTACAGGAGTTGATATTACTGATTTTGGTGTGGATTTATTTGGTAAACCTTCGCTTGGTTTAATGATTAAGAGAGTTTTGAACGATATACCAGAATTGGAGAGACTTAGGCTTTCTTCTATTGATATTGCTGAAGTTGATGATGAATTGGTAGATTTAATAGTTAATGAGTCAAGATTTATGCCACATTTACATTTAAGTTTACAATCTGGTAATAATTTAATCCTTAAAAGGATGAAACGTCGTTATAATAGAGAAAAAGTAATAGAATTTTGTCATAAAATAAGAGAGTTAAGACCTAGTATAGTATTTGGTGCTGATATTATTGTAGGATTTCCAACTGAAACTGATGAAATGTTTCAAGATACTATTGACCTTTTAAAGAAAATAAACATAGTTTATTTGCATGTTTTTCCATATTCAAAAAGAAAAGATACTCCTGCTGCACGAATGCCTCAAGTACCAGAGGATATACGGAGAGAAAGAGTAAAAAGTTTAAGAGAAATAAATAAGAAAATGATAGATGATTTTTATCAGTCTTTGATAGGAACTACACAAAGAGTTTTAGTCGAGAAAAATAATATTGGTAGAGCAGAAAATTTTGCATCAATAAAGCTTCTATCGAGAGTTGACGCTAAAAGCATTGTAGATACCAGTATTATAGGTATGAAGAGTGGTTATTTAATTGGTTTTTAA
- a CDS encoding aspartyl/glutamyl-tRNA amidotransferase subunit C, protein MSANKSIEDVIISLVEFAKKRKVTISRREMLKIAQLVKIKLLSDDEIEFFSKELAILNWIHDILSQVNTEGVFPVYYGNIDKSTYTRDDVVNSQNIKREILFNAKSEHGYFVVPRAIRR, encoded by the coding sequence GTGTCAGCTAATAAGTCAATAGAGGACGTTATTATATCTCTAGTAGAATTTGCAAAAAAAAGAAAAGTAACAATCTCTAGGAGAGAAATGCTTAAAATTGCACAGCTTGTGAAAATTAAGTTATTATCGGATGACGAAATTGAGTTTTTTTCTAAAGAATTAGCGATATTGAATTGGATACATGATATTTTATCACAAGTTAATACTGAGGGTGTTTTTCCTGTGTATTATGGTAATATAGATAAGAGTACTTATACGCGCGATGATGTTGTAAATTCTCAAAATATTAAAAGGGAAATATTATTTAATGCGAAGTCTGAGCATGGATATTTTGTAGTACCAAGAGCTATTAGACGTTAA
- a CDS encoding ribose-phosphate diphosphokinase, with protein MKIIVGSASKELGESVASKLNVKSSLVYVSKFADGEMDIRVGNDIYNQEDVYIVQSISPPVNDNLMELLLIIDAVKRLRAKKITAIIPYYGYSRQDRVIKDDNTQSALSAKLIANLIQVAGVSSIAIIDLHSNKIEGFFDIPITNLNCFEVFVDFVCMENLAIIAPDIGAISRARAFAKILEKKYKFSNKIILMDKYREKAGISQVVNIIGSVTNKNCVIIDDIVDSGGTLCNAALVLKNHGAKSVISCITHGVLSEKAIEKISSSFLEKLVITDTIFYKLKKNSKIKIVSVVDILVRFIKGGISVS; from the coding sequence ATGAAAATAATAGTAGGTAGTGCTAGTAAAGAATTAGGGGAATCTGTAGCCTCTAAATTAAACGTTAAGTCTTCTCTTGTTTATGTATCAAAATTTGCAGATGGCGAGATGGATATCCGTGTAGGAAATGATATTTATAATCAAGAAGACGTATATATAGTACAATCAATTTCTCCACCTGTGAATGATAATCTCATGGAGCTTTTGCTTATAATTGATGCGGTAAAGAGGTTAAGAGCTAAGAAAATAACAGCAATTATACCGTACTATGGATATAGTAGACAAGATAGGGTTATTAAAGATGATAATACTCAATCCGCTTTAAGCGCAAAATTAATTGCGAATCTTATTCAAGTTGCAGGTGTAAGTAGTATTGCAATTATTGATTTACATTCGAATAAAATTGAGGGTTTTTTTGATATACCTATTACTAATTTAAACTGTTTTGAAGTATTTGTTGACTTTGTATGTATGGAAAATTTAGCAATAATCGCACCAGATATCGGAGCTATAAGTAGGGCTCGTGCATTTGCAAAGATTTTAGAAAAAAAATATAAATTTAGCAATAAGATTATTTTAATGGATAAATATAGAGAAAAAGCAGGTATTTCTCAAGTGGTAAATATAATAGGAAGTGTAACAAATAAAAATTGCGTTATTATTGATGATATAGTTGATTCTGGTGGTACATTGTGTAATGCTGCTCTCGTATTGAAAAATCATGGAGCAAAATCTGTTATTTCATGTATTACGCACGGTGTTCTTTCAGAAAAAGCTATTGAAAAAATCTCTTCTTCCTTTTTAGAAAAATTAGTAATTACAGATACAATATTTTATAAATTAAAAAAAAATAGTAAGATAAAGATCGTTTCAGTTGTAGATATTTTAGTTCGTTTTATTAAGGGGGGTATTAGTGTCAGCTAA
- a CDS encoding RDD family protein → MLYKFFYRLFSVLLFMASNVQKIKIDKSGICYVTGFRRYISILLDLIIIIIVLQFCNMIMSLLLNLNEIILEHHEAIFSEIESEIRSKSFKLVILNQMFQFFVLFSYILYMWVRFAATPGKLVFGLRVVDGQTFKKMSLKQAISRFFALMLSAMPLFLGFILSNFDKRCQALHDKISGTVVVANSSLFSVGGINRF, encoded by the coding sequence ATGTTGTATAAGTTTTTTTATCGTTTATTTTCTGTTTTGCTTTTTATGGCAAGCAATGTTCAAAAGATAAAAATAGATAAAAGTGGAATATGCTATGTGACAGGATTTAGACGTTATATATCTATATTGCTTGATTTGATTATTATTATTATAGTTTTACAGTTCTGTAATATGATTATGAGTTTGCTCTTAAATTTGAATGAAATAATTTTAGAACATCATGAGGCGATTTTTTCTGAAATAGAGAGTGAAATACGAAGCAAATCCTTTAAGTTGGTAATTTTAAATCAAATGTTTCAGTTCTTTGTGTTATTTAGCTACATTTTATATATGTGGGTTAGATTTGCTGCTACACCTGGAAAATTAGTGTTTGGTCTTAGAGTTGTAGACGGACAAACTTTTAAAAAAATGTCTTTAAAACAGGCAATAAGTAGATTTTTTGCTCTCATGTTATCAGCTATGCCATTATTTTTAGGTTTTATATTGTCAAATTTTGATAAACGTTGTCAGGCTTTACATGATAAGATTTCTGGTACTGTAGTTGTTGCAAATAGCAGTCTCTTCTCTGTAGGTGGAATCAATAGATTCTAA